TTTGTATGCACCCGGTTGACGAACGCCAAAATCGATGTTCGCCCGGCCGATGGCATATGCGTTCGGTGCCCGCACAAACTCGATGTTCGTGCAGCCGGCCGCAGTTGCTGCCGGACTCGGGATGATCTGACCTGTATCCGTGTCCTTGTATCCGACGCAGGGTGTCACTCCACGGAGCCGAGTGTATCCGTGCGTACCATCTCGCGGAAGGACCGTATGCTCAACTCCCATCGGCTTATCAATTGGAGCGCCCGTCGAAGCCATTTCCCAGTTTCCGGCGTAGTCATACGGCCCTCCAGATCCACCGGAGTCCGTTGGACGCCACGCAAGGCCGCTGTAGTAGGTAAAGAGTGGACTAATCTGCCAGCCGTTGATGAGCGTATCTACAAACCTATTTGCATTCGAAGCGAAGAGCTGGCCCCTTCCGAAGGGCAGATAGCCGACCCCCGAAAAGGTGATCGAATGATTGACGTCACTGCTGGTGCTCACCTGGCGCGCAAACACACGGTTGACCGTGTCCACCCAGCCTGAGGAGGTTTCTGCTTTCGCGTGTGTGTACGTAGCATGCAAGGTCAGACTCGACGAAACCTGATGCGATGCGACCGCCTGGAAGGAGTTGTACCAACTCTTTCCATCGCTCGTGCTGCCGTTTTCTGTAATATCGCCGAATTGAGGAAAGGAACGTGTGAAGGCAGACTTTGAAATAATCGAGGACGAATAATAAGAACTTCCTTGAAATCCCGCAATGCCGACGAATGGATTGGCGATCTGGCCTGTGGCGGTGTCGTCGCAGATGTGACGATTGCCTCCCCGCTCCACGTCGCACTGGGCATTCCACTGAGCAGAGATGTGATTGATGTTGTCGCTCACCGCCAGGTTAGAGACGCGATTTCCGACATAGGAGACGTTCACTACATCGTGCTTGCTCAGAGCAACCTCGTAGGTCATGCTGTAGGACCACACGGCAGGTATCTTGTAATGTGGATTCACGAACGTGAAATTCTGCCCGAGATCTTGCGTGTAACCGCGCGATGCCCCGGCAGGTTGCTGGACCGACGCAATTGGGTTGCTCAAACCCTGTCCGGTTGTCGCAGTGTAGGGCGTGATGCCGTTATCGAGTGAATTGGTATAGGAGGTGGAACTGCTGAAACCGTCCGCGTTGTTCGCGGACGTGTCGGCTAGGTAGTTCTCTCCAATGCCACCTCGGATCGACATACGGGCCGAGATGGCGTATGCGAAGCCAATCCGAGGTTGGACGTTCAGCATATTCATGGCGTATGCGCCCCGCTGCACACCGTTGACCCCTGCAAACGTCAAGCCGCCCTGGAGGTTTGTACTCGTTCCGAGCGCCACTGTCCCACCGGGGATCAGCGAAGAGACTGGATTCAGGACAGTCGGGTCAAATGCGCCGTTCGCCTTATTGTGGCGTTCGACCTGTGGAGTCAGGAAATCCCACCGCATACCGAGATTCAACGTCAGTTTCTTTGTCAACTTCCAGTCGTCCTGTATCCATGGCGCGAAGTAATGTTGAGACCAAAACTGGTGAATGTTCGCGTTCAGGGTTCCTGAGTTTGGGTAGCCCAGGAGCAAGGACGCGATAGACGCTCCGCTCGAATAACCCGGCGCATCAGGCGAGTTGTAGTAGTGGTTGCTGAAGTTCGACGTGAACTGGAAGGTGTCGGCATTGCCACCCACAGGATTGACATACTGATAAAAATTCATATTGATGCCCGTGCGAATGGAGTGGGCTCCGTGTATGTAGGTCACCGTGGGGAGCAGGCTGATCGTATGCCGGAGTCCCGAATAGCCCAGCCAGTTCGGTCCAAAGTCAGCAAAGTTTGCCGAGTTCGGCAGACCGGTGGGTTGGATGTAGGGAAAAGTATGGATATTTTGAAGTTGGTTGTAGTACCCGGCGGCGAACCCCAGCTTTGCCACGATGTTGTCAGAGAAGGTCGTG
This genomic stretch from Terriglobus saanensis SP1PR4 harbors:
- a CDS encoding TonB-dependent receptor codes for the protein MKNAKQRAGKTLVSIVLTMFFPFLAGVCWSQTTQQFTGHVVDPSGAVIPAAQVTIHNQATGVDVTTTTTSTGLYSAPYLTPGAYDITVTKDGFSTQQKTSIQLTVDQTSTIDFSMAVGAASEVVTVNASGAQVELSKADRGELIEGERVTQMPLDGRNPFNLVGLSPGVRDTSSSQYPRPFDNVTGNQYANGSPQVSQTNVDGVGNDASDLGRTAFTPSVDVVQAFKIVLNAYDASYGHSGGSSIDVSLKSGGNQIHGSVYEYMRRSWLDTNAWQSNYNNPANPSKAPHKRDQYGFELDGPIIIPHVFDGRNKLFFLASYEQMNDILPNPSYNVYSLPNPAWLTGDFSTATYWNSTTNSLQPLTIYDPLTPLHTVVDPIDGKTKLAHDPFPGNKVPSNRIDPVAANILSYYSYLNPNVNPGAGFAPWTNNYENLQVEHDLWRNAVFKVDYNLSDKDKFSFRWAGQGRWIAANWNTGAPADDPANSNGHGVAPLSETGQVQWTHIFSPTLLLNVGGSLLTYNNKQLEGTTFSDNIVAKLGFAAGYYNQLQNIHTFPYIQPTGLPNSANFADFGPNWLGYSGLRHTISLLPTVTYIHGAHSIRTGINMNFYQYVNPVGGNADTFQFTSNFSNHYYNSPDAPGYSSGASIASLLLGYPNSGTLNANIHQFWSQHYFAPWIQDDWKLTKKLTLNLGMRWDFLTPQVERHNKANGAFDPTVLNPVSSLIPGGTVALGTSTNLQGGLTFAGVNGVQRGAYAMNMLNVQPRIGFAYAISARMSIRGGIGENYLADTSANNADGFSSSTSYTNSLDNGITPYTATTGQGLSNPIASVQQPAGASRGYTQDLGQNFTFVNPHYKIPAVWSYSMTYEVALSKHDVVNVSYVGNRVSNLAVSDNINHISAQWNAQCDVERGGNRHICDDTATGQIANPFVGIAGFQGSSYYSSSIISKSAFTRSFPQFGDITENGSTSDGKSWYNSFQAVASHQVSSSLTLHATYTHAKAETSSGWVDTVNRVFARQVSTSSDVNHSITFSGVGYLPFGRGQLFASNANRFVDTLINGWQISPLFTYYSGLAWRPTDSGGSGGPYDYAGNWEMASTGAPIDKPMGVEHTVLPRDGTHGYTRLRGVTPCVGYKDTDTGQIIPSPAATAAGCTNIEFVRAPNAYAIGRANIDFGVRQPGAYKLDIAASKNFRIPEASKIFLGEAANLQLRADLLNAFNHANWDESYNNDPTSIDFGTISQGPSGPTNNPRYVQLSARLSW